The Tolypothrix sp. PCC 7712 region AACAGATACGCCACTAAATATAGAATTACGCACATCGCCATCTGGTATTAGTTGGGGGACAATTGGTAACCCCGATAGTTTATTAAGAGCAGCAGAAGTATTAATTAAACAAGCGGGTGCAGATGCGATCGCAGTAGTAGCCCGTTTCCCTGATGATATGGAAGCAGAAGCCGTGGAAAACTACCGCCAAGGTAAAGGCGTAGATACCTTAGCTGGCGCAGAAGCCGTCATCAGTCATTTAATTGTACGTACTTTTCAAATACCCTGCGCCCATGCTCCAGCTTTAGCCTCATTCCCCCCAGATGCGAATTTATCTCCCCGTTCTGCCGCCGAAGAATTAGGCTATACTTTTTTACCGTGTGTACTTGTCGGTTTAAGTCGCGCACCACAATTTATCATAGAGAAAGGAACAATCAAATATCTACCAGAAGATATTTGGTCAGAGCAAGTTGATGCTGCAATAATACCAGCAACCGCTTGTGGTAGTAGTGCAATTTTGCGCTTAAATCAGAAGCAATGCCAAATTATTACTGTTGCAGAAAACCAAACTCAAATCCAAGTTCCTCCAGAACCTTTAGGGATCAAGTCCATACAGGTAAACTCATATTTAGAAGCAGTAGGTGTTTTAGCAGCACACAAAGCAGGTGTCGATCCCTCTGCTCTCCGTCCGCAAATAAATTCTCTACAGCAACTTGTTATTAGTTAAGAGTCAAGAGTCAAAAGTCAAAATTAATAAATTATTTCTTCCATAATCCCCAATCTCCATTACCCCTTATCCCCAGAGGGGGCCCCGAGTTCCCCAATCCCCAATCCCCAATTCCCCTAAACACCCGTGGTTGAACAACAAAAACAAGAACCAGAAATTCCTTACCTAACACGCATCCAAGTATTGGGAGCGATGGGAGCGACTGCAATTATTTTGTGGATAGTTGCTAAATTGTGGTTGCGCTTTGGTGGCTTTTCCCTATTTCCTTGGCGTTGGAATGAAACTGATTTGCTTTTGGGGGTGGGATTAGGATTAATTATCACTATTGTGAGTGGCTTAACTTATCGCTTTGTGCCAGCCTACCGTAAAAGCGCAGATTATTATCTAGATTTGGTACTCAAGCCTTTAATTTTACCAGATATTATTTGGCTGGGATTGCTACCGGGAT contains the following coding sequences:
- a CDS encoding CPBP family intramembrane glutamic endopeptidase encodes the protein MVEQQKQEPEIPYLTRIQVLGAMGATAIILWIVAKLWLRFGGFSLFPWRWNETDLLLGVGLGLIITIVSGLTYRFVPAYRKSADYYLDLVLKPLILPDIIWLGLLPGLSEELLFRGVMIPALGADHVAVIVSSLCFGVLHLSGSQQWPYVIWATIVGLMLGYGALLSGNLLVPIIAHVMTNLISSYLWKLRKV
- a CDS encoding DUF3326 domain-containing protein, which encodes MQRPYTAILIVPTGVGAAIGGYAGDALPVARVISQVCDRLITHPNVLNGASLYWNLPNTFYVEGYGLDKFAAGEWGLRPVHRNKIGLLLDQGIEPELRLRHLQAADAARATLGLTLTDYVVTDTPLNIELRTSPSGISWGTIGNPDSLLRAAEVLIKQAGADAIAVVARFPDDMEAEAVENYRQGKGVDTLAGAEAVISHLIVRTFQIPCAHAPALASFPPDANLSPRSAAEELGYTFLPCVLVGLSRAPQFIIEKGTIKYLPEDIWSEQVDAAIIPATACGSSAILRLNQKQCQIITVAENQTQIQVPPEPLGIKSIQVNSYLEAVGVLAAHKAGVDPSALRPQINSLQQLVIS